DNA sequence from the Microtus ochrogaster isolate Prairie Vole_2 chromosome 2, MicOch1.0, whole genome shotgun sequence genome:
NNNNNNNNNNNNNNNNNNNNNNNNNNNNNNNNNNNNNNNNNNNNtgtagaccaggctggtctcgaactcacagagatccgcctgcctctgcctcccgagtgctgggattaaaggcgtgcgccaccatcgcccggccatgcAAAGATTTTTTGAGAAGTAATAGGTACTAGTTTCACACACTACAAAAAtaggaggagaggacagagaaacCATGGTACATTGAGTTGAGGCAGAAAATGACAAAGTCTATTAGAAAGTACAGACTTGTCTGGTGGCAgcggcacgcacctttaatcccaacacttgggaggcagaggcaggtggacctctgagttcaaggccagcctggtttacagagcgagttccaggacagccagggtgatgACAAGGATACCTTAACAGGCTGTGTCAGAAAAATAATTCTAGgccagagatatggctcagcaggttaaggcacttgccaccaagcctaatgacctgagttcaatttctagacTCTACATAGTAGAAAGGATCCCTAGggattgtcctctgaccatgaCTGTGGTATCATACGTGCTTGATATGAGGATGGCAAAGTTCTCAACAGAAGCACACCTGAAACAGTGTAGCACAGAAAACCTGAACCAACATGGGTGTCAGAGAGGGAACTGAAGAACTGAGCAACAAAGCAGAAACCAACATAAAAAGTGAGACTCACAGACCAGAAGACGTCTTCTCAGGcagtgagacagggtctctcagtcagCCAGTGTGGTTAGTGTCACTAGCCAGCTTGTTCTTGGAGATTGATTGGCTCTTCCATCTCAATCTTCCAGACTGGAATTACAGCTGGCCTTTGTGcccaccccacacatacatgGGTTCAGGGGACCCAAACTCCTGGCCCTTGCATTTGGGTGTCACGTGGTTAACCACTGAGTCTCTCACCAAGATTAGTGCTcattttatttatacacacacacacacacaaatacatgcatatacacacaaaaatatagtGTTGACctgcctccccccaaaaaaacaatgCATTTAAGAACATTCAAAGATTGATTTTTGTACCACActgatgtcacttttttttttttttttttttttttttttttgtttttcgagacagggtttctctgtggctttggagcctgtcctggaactagctctgtagaccaggctggtctggaactcacagagatctgcctgcctctgcctcccgagtgctgggattaaaggcgtgcgccaccatcgcccggcctgatgTCACTTTCTTGAAATTTTCACTCATTGCCCTTCAGCCCACTTCCTCCATTCCTACTCTGTCAAGTTTAAGTATGCTTCCCGGATGGGAATGTAGCTCGATGGTAGTACCTTGGCATGCATGCGGCCCTGGACTttggtatttttgtctttttgaaaaagggtttctttgtagccctggctgtccaagaactcagTCTATAGAGcaacctggcctcaaacacagatatcacctgcctctgcttcatgggtgctaggattaaagcccaGCTGATGTCCTGGGTTTCTTAGCAGATCTacgagatctgatgccctcttctgatctccacaggtagGTAGCTCATATACATGACATCCCCACTCACATAGAcaatcaaaattatttaaagaacaatcccaaactaaagaaggaataaatagaaatgtaaacGTATTTAGAATCTGAGAACAAGTCCAAGTCTGTCACAGAAGAAGGGCTCCTGGGGCTGGGGACCTGCCTCAGGAACCTCCCGTATAGTATGAAGACCTGCCTTTGGATCCTCGGCGCCCATGTGGAAATTACAGCTGTGGTAgaacacatctgtaaccccagaatgAGGAAGGCAGGAACACAGAATCCTTGGAGCTCGCTAGCCAGTCAGCCTAACCAGGTACTGTgcatcaggttcagtgagaggtccTAGCAGAATAATTCGGAaaagtgggtgggcacacccatATCGACCTCTTTCCTCCATACATGATACACGCCTGTAGtcaccagcacttgagaggtggactTGGGAGGATCagtagtttgaggctagcctgggctatatgagaccctgacCCTTACAGATACCACAGAGTAGTTCTTGGGTGGTTATGCTTATAAAGTATCTCATAAATATATGAATGGCAAGTTgtctttgttgaagtaggtaccAAAAGTAAATTAGACTTTTAACTCAGTAGTAAGTTATACAAAGAGTGGGCTTACAGGCTGGTGAGATAAGGATACTGATGGCCCAAGTTTGATCCTCAAGACAATTGGTGGAAGTGTcggggaccagcctcgacaaaaatacctcttgccaggagAGAGGCGTAgggatttagaaaataataataaaatggagaaaataacaataaaatagtaTTGGGGGGAATTGcctaaaatacccctgaccccaaaagtaggagtaagacaaaagattGCATtgacatgatacaaggaaatgaacaggtCGCGGGCtgcattcatagttaaacattctgttgctagaacaaaacaagtcacgcttacatcctagaccaaaacattctgtagcaAACTACTCCTGGGTGTAATCaatccttaagggaactggaacttagttggatccttagagttttgtttgaggtaggtctgttgatctacttctctatttctgGAACACAAgggctggctattagccacacctgtaggcaataaccttgagagagcagaactggTTCCACAgctaggtgggacctttgaggTCATAGCAcagtaaccttgaaggaactagaggttaAGTTCcaactctgacctttggtcaatgtggaaataggctcatattttcaGGCCTTCACATCagattcctgcaagctgtcccgACTTCCACAGGCATACCCAGCTACTGTATAAGTAAATTAATAAGAGCATGGACTAGCGAAAAGCAAGTCCAAGAAAACATTTGAACATAAGTAAGATTAATTAGGCACAGTGTGAGAAGACAAGAGTAGATGGAAGTGGAGTATGACTTTGGGGTGTCTGGACGGGTTTTTGGTGGTAAAGGCACTGTGGTCTAGCATCACACTAGTAAGGCATTCCAGTAAAGGGAAGTCACTGTAAAGCTAACACAAGGAGACGGTGAAGTGGCAGCTGCCTGTTTCTAGGACTCTTCTTCCAGTCATTGCAGGAATATAGCGTTGTCATTAGTAACAACAGTGTTGTGGAGAAAGGAGCTTGGGATTTAAAATTAAGAGATCATTATTGCCCAAAAGCTCTTTGAAAGTTCTGTAactctttgacttttaaaatcctGGGTTTGCAAAGCATATTCTGTCCCTGCTTTGCTTTCCCCGCTAAATCACACAAACACAGGATTTGAACGGCAGAGGAACTAGCTGTTCATCTTGCTGAAAACagcaccacagaaaaagaaaaattaggctattgagatgactcagcaaataAAGTCtcctgcagccaagcctgaccacctgaacTCAGTCCCTAGGACCCAAAtgatgttaaaaagaaaactggtgcaggcagtggtggcacacgcctttaatcccaggcagaggcaggtggatctctgtgagttcgaagccagcctggtctacagagagagttccaggaaggccagggctacacagagaaaccctggtggGGAGAAGACTGGCTTCCactagttgtcctctgacttccccatgCACACCATTCTCCACCATCTAATACAGACCACACAGCTAAAAACTAGACAGCATTTCAACCTAACACATCTAGGTACACAAGGGTTGGATTCTCCTCTTAAGAGacagatattaaatataaacaacatCCAAAGACCATATAAATTTTTACATAAATCTAAAATAGGTTGAAGAACTAAGGAATCCATAGAAGACCAATAGTAAAGTTGAAATTACATTCAAAGATGGATACCAAGCCCATGTTATATGGGGGGGAAGTTAGATCTTCAAAAACTAGAATTCcaggttggagaaatggctatGTGGTTAACACGCTTCTGCAAACATGATCTCTAGCACCCATGCAGAAACAAGCTGGGGTGCTAcaccctgcaacacacacactgttttggGAGTgggctcccttttctctcctgagGGCTTGTCTCGCTAGCCAAAGTAGCCTAATCACCAAACCCCCAGTTCAGccaagagactttttttttttttttNNNNNNNNNNNNNNNNNNNNNNNNNNNNNNNNNNNNNNNNNNNNNNNNNNNNNNNNNNNNNNNNNNNNNNNNNNNNNNNNNNNNNNNNNNNNNNNNNNNNctagctcttgtagaccaggctggtctcgaactcacagagatccgcctgcctctgcctcccgagtgctgggattaaaggcgtacgctaCCACCGCCCGTCAagagactctttaaaaaaaaatccacactacAATGTGTATGAAGTGCTGGCCAACCTGTAGTAAGTGTTTAAGCCAGCACAGCACCAGACTAACAGCTGAGTGGGACTGACTTCTATATCAAGCTGCACGTCCCATATGGGCATTTCCTTAAAATCAAGGATAGCCGAGCACCCACCTGGGTAGGGTGGTGCACCTTATGGGTGAGACAGAAAAATTCAAGGCCTGGCAGGGCTGGATGGGAAGACCCCaggtttttgtctctttttttttaaacaatttggTGCATATGTCcttgagtgtatgtgcatgtagatGCCCACAGAGTCAAGaatagggcatcagattccctggagctcaagttactggtggttgtgagccatgcaACATGGGCTACTCCCcatcttgggtcctctggagcagCAAGCAgtcttcaccactgagtcatctccccaacaTCCAATACCCCATCTTGAAAAGCATAAGATGCAGATTTGAGCTCAGAGCGGATGGTAACCCCATGAGGGCTGGGCTGCAGACTCAGGCCTATGTCTGACTTCTCTGCCTAATTGTGCTCAATGCACTATCCCTTCTCTCACCAGGAGCTGATCAGGCCTCTATAACTGCCAGGAATCACATCCAGTTGGTGAAGTCGCAGGTGCAGGAGGTGCGCCAGCTCTCCCAGAAAGCAGAAACCAAGCTGGCTGAAGCACAGACACAAGAATTGCACCAGAAAATCCAGGAAGCCGGTGATGAGAGAGCTGACCAGGAAGAGGAGGCCTACCTGCGGGAAGATTAAGGCCTTGAGCCCACTGCCCTATCTGCCCACTCAGTGGGGAAAGCGGGTGATGGCATCCACCTGGTATCACCCCAAGTCTGCGGAGACAACAGGCTCTGCCCTTGCCGGTCAGACCGGAAGCCTTTTGTGAGCTGtgcctgcccttttctggtctgtCTTTGAGCCTGGTTCACCCAACACTGTCTCACTCAGCACCTCTCTCGCCATTTTTTTTACCTTACACCCAAAGTATTTTACGAACCTGGGCCAGAGGAGGAGGGGCCTTTTCTGCCATACCCTCAAGTTCAATTGCTGTTTAGCTGCAGTTTTTAATATTACTCAGATATTCAAGTATAATTTAAAGTTTGCTCCAAAAGAGGGAGCCTATCTGGTTTGTAAGATTTGTGTTTATAATGTCCTTTGTCCCTGTGAGCACAGCTCAGCTAAGGAGTTTCTCAGAGTATGACTGTTCCTGGTGCTCCCCACAAGCCTTCTAACACATGCTTCCTGCTCACTCCTTCAAGTTTCTCTGCTGTGTCCAAAGGAAGAGAAGTTGgtgtttgcattaaaaaaaaaaaaagtcatgctgtATCTTTCCTTCATTGCCTAGGTGGTGGGAGTTGTAGGACCCGAGCCTTCCTGCATATGCTGGACAAGTTTGCCAGGTTTTAGCACTTTTAATTCAATAAGGTTGGTGGCATTATAGAAATGGAGAGTGCTTCCTGTCGACCAGCAGGGACCTGGTTTCAGTTTCTCCTGGTGAGAGGAAGCTGTTACTCAACCGGCCCTTCAGGGCTAGGGTTAGGGGGTAGCTGCACACTTGAGCCTCTTATCTGTCACCAGCGCCCACATGGTCCACATCTCCAGGGGGCTTAGACGGTGCACCAGCAGGAGCCCTCTGTACAGGCAAGGGTCCCTGGGGTTCAGGGGCTTTTGGATCCCAAATGTCTTGAAGCCAGCGTGGTGTATGGGGCTCACCCCTAGCTTTTTCAGGCACATTCCCACAAAGACATCATCAATGGGGAAGAGTTCTGCCTCTTCCATGGCTGTGTGAAGTCGCCTTACAGTAGCCCGGGACATAACATAGCCGCCTCCTCCTGCATAAGGTGGGTAGTTGCGGGCCCTGTACATGGAGAATGGGATGAAATATTTGACTTTGGTGTTCCTATTGGGCCGGGCCTGGCGGATGACATCTCCCACTAAGAGGTCCTGGGCAGGATCCCAGCCCTCCAGGAACTCCAGCACATTGGGAACATGGATAAAGACATCATCGTCTCCCTTTAGTACGAAGTGGGCCTGCGTGCAAGCAGCTGCCATCCAGCGCTGTACATGTAGCTCTTTCAGCGTCAGGTTGAAGAAATCCTCAGCAAAGTCCCACTGCAGGATGTCATCGAACTGCCAGCTCTCATAGGCCAGCAGCTGGGCTGGGGGCACAGGTCCTGCCACCCCTAGGAGAAACACCAGCTTCAGCTGCCGGCCCCTAGCCCAGCTCCCAGCCCGGCCCCAAGTGCTTCTAATAGCTGCACGCTGCTCAATGTGATGAGGCTGTGACTTGATGGCCAGGAGCAGGAAGGTGTCCCTAGCACACTCAGAAGGCTCCAGCAACGTGGAGAAGTTTCGGCAGTGTTGATAGGTTAAGAAGAGGCGATGGCGGCTGGGCAGGGACAGGGAGGCATTAGCAATTGCTAAATTGGGTGGGCACTGGCTGTGCTGGGGCCTTGGCAACGCCCATAAGTGCTTGTGGGCCTTGGAGCTCCCTGTTGGTGTGCGCTCCTTCAGAAAGAGCAGGCCGCTGAGCCGCAGTGCTACAAGGCTGCAGGACAGCACACAGCCCAACCTGCGCCACATAGTTGAGGCCCTGTGGGGAGAGAGCACCTGAGTCCCAGGCCTTTTGAAA
Encoded proteins:
- the B3gnt4 gene encoding N-acetyllactosaminide beta-1,3-N-acetylglucosaminyltransferase 4, which gives rise to MWRRLGCVLSCSLVALRLSGLLFLKERTPTGSSKAHKHLWALPRPQHSQCPPNLAIANASLSLPSRHRLFLTYQHCRNFSTLLEPSECARDTFLLLAIKSQPHHIEQRAAIRSTWGRAGSWARGRQLKLVFLLGVAGPVPPAQLLAYESWQFDDILQWDFAEDFFNLTLKELHVQRWMAAACTQAHFVLKGDDDVFIHVPNVLEFLEGWDPAQDLLVGDVIRQARPNRNTKVKYFIPFSMYRARNYPPYAGGGGYVMSRATVRRLHTAMEEAELFPIDDVFVGMCLKKLGVSPIHHAGFKTFGIQKPLNPRDPCLYRGLLLVHRLSPLEMWTMWALVTDKRLKCAATP